A single region of the Opitutus sp. genome encodes:
- a CDS encoding MFS transporter, with protein MAALNSISTKTSALPDGTPQEDRVPMKAKLAYGAAGAVDNWSSQLPSQLATPIFVTGMGLSPAMVSLAMFIFRLYDAIIDPIMGWVSDNTRSRFGRRKPFIVVGAILTGLTFPLLWHAGRDWSHPALLAWLLGTGLLFYTCFTVWAMPYQSMLLEITPDQNERTNVSGYRTFFQTCAGLTIGWAWYLAQLPFFAPVVSGVPDAVGGVRSLSIVVGVLIIVVGLLPAIYVKERFYKAASKQGRVSLKDNFKWTFTNRPFVLIGVFTLLFCVGSMLSSGLGFYLKLYYVAEGNQALAAKLQGVESTLSTILGLLSIPVFNYLCRRYGKKNTLIGAMALVTFGMATKWWMFTPDYPWLSIVNGVLASPAFTGIWMIIPSINGDVVDFDETRTGERREGAFASIFSWIVKASFSAGIGLAGPLVVWCGFEVAQAAAQTAEAFTQMRLVYALLPPGLFVAGLIVLGRYPLTPLRMTQIRAELEERRGRL; from the coding sequence ATGGCCGCCTTAAATTCTATTTCCACCAAGACTTCAGCACTCCCGGACGGCACTCCGCAAGAGGATCGCGTGCCCATGAAGGCGAAGCTCGCCTACGGTGCGGCCGGCGCGGTGGATAACTGGTCGTCGCAATTGCCCAGCCAGCTGGCCACGCCGATTTTTGTCACGGGCATGGGGCTTTCGCCCGCGATGGTGAGCCTGGCGATGTTCATCTTTAGGCTCTACGACGCGATCATCGATCCGATCATGGGCTGGGTGTCGGACAACACGCGTTCGCGTTTCGGCCGGCGCAAGCCCTTCATCGTGGTAGGCGCGATTTTGACCGGGCTTACCTTCCCGCTGTTGTGGCACGCCGGCCGCGATTGGAGCCACCCCGCATTGCTCGCGTGGCTGCTCGGGACCGGGCTCTTGTTCTACACCTGCTTCACGGTCTGGGCGATGCCCTACCAGAGCATGCTGCTGGAGATCACGCCGGATCAGAATGAACGCACCAACGTAAGCGGGTATCGGACCTTTTTCCAAACCTGCGCGGGCCTGACCATCGGCTGGGCGTGGTATCTGGCTCAGCTGCCGTTTTTCGCACCCGTGGTGTCGGGCGTGCCCGATGCCGTGGGCGGTGTTCGCTCGTTATCCATCGTGGTGGGCGTGCTGATTATCGTCGTGGGGCTGCTTCCGGCGATTTATGTAAAGGAGCGATTCTACAAGGCGGCGTCGAAGCAGGGCCGCGTGTCGCTGAAGGACAACTTCAAGTGGACGTTCACCAACCGCCCCTTCGTGTTGATCGGTGTTTTTACGCTCCTTTTTTGTGTCGGCAGCATGTTGTCCAGTGGCTTGGGGTTTTACCTGAAGCTCTATTACGTGGCCGAGGGCAACCAGGCGCTGGCCGCGAAGCTGCAAGGGGTGGAATCGACGCTTTCGACGATCCTCGGGCTGCTGTCTATACCGGTCTTTAATTACCTCTGCCGCCGTTATGGAAAAAAGAATACATTGATCGGCGCCATGGCGCTCGTGACTTTTGGCATGGCGACGAAGTGGTGGATGTTTACGCCCGATTACCCTTGGCTTTCTATTGTCAACGGCGTGCTGGCCTCGCCTGCATTCACGGGTATCTGGATGATCATCCCGTCGATCAATGGCGACGTGGTTGATTTCGACGAGACGCGCACGGGCGAACGCCGCGAAGGGGCGTTCGCCTCGATATTCTCTTGGATCGTAAAGGCCAGCTTCTCGGCGGGCATCGGGCTCGCCGGCCCGTTGGTGGTGTGGTGTGGCTTCGAGGTTGCCCAGGCGGCGGCGCAGACGGCCGAGGCCTTTACGCAGATGCGCCTCGTCTATGCCTTGCTTCCTCCCGGGCTGTTTGTGGCGGGCCTGATCGTCCTCGGGCGTTATCCGCTTACACCCCTGCGCATGACGCAGATCCGCGCCGAGTTGGAGGAGCGCCGCGGCCGGCTCTGA
- a CDS encoding cellulase family glycosylhydrolase, with amino-acid sequence MWERWDADEVARDLDTLASLGLNAIRFFLRWQDFEPESGRYDEVQFDRLDWLLAQCAKRRLHVNPSLFVGWMSGGIFWPRWKGERNLFSDPEMIERSEAFARKAAKVFARYRDCIFTVDLGNELNCLPESNAAGRGAVGAWCDRICAAVRAEMTGVLMVSGCELNQVVSDTPWSFDNQPGTDLFSIHNYPVSNWSCLPIGGMADPLSRRMSPFFCAYARAHGPVFFQEFGSFLTLAVEEQRAYLAEVLPAVAATGVNGMLWWCLNDIDSQEHPYELCEQERSLGLVDREGRLKAGLEHALRLMTGWAADPASLPVPAKAGIALYIPDDTAPHAPEHLRHANAPSLLGRRMGMAWHLSLEAGLAPCIVKRADMPAPGEMPVLFVGDSLRTAELASIMAWVAEGGQFIWHGVLALSWGHDFARIVGARIADYALNTRVSVKWADESWIMPPSPRQARYVVKPMTAEVLARDSDGHAVVLRQSHGEGTFAYCLHSVEDAAAEARGVSLASGDRWAAWFKAWVTQPSTASST; translated from the coding sequence ATGTGGGAGCGCTGGGATGCAGACGAAGTGGCGCGCGATCTCGATACCCTCGCCTCGCTGGGGTTGAACGCGATCCGCTTTTTCCTGCGCTGGCAGGACTTCGAGCCGGAGTCGGGCCGCTACGACGAGGTCCAGTTCGATCGCCTCGATTGGTTGCTTGCGCAGTGTGCAAAACGTCGTCTGCACGTGAATCCGTCGCTGTTTGTGGGGTGGATGAGCGGAGGCATTTTCTGGCCCCGTTGGAAAGGCGAGCGCAACCTCTTTAGCGATCCGGAGATGATCGAGCGCTCGGAGGCTTTCGCGCGCAAGGCGGCGAAGGTGTTCGCGCGTTATCGCGACTGTATCTTCACGGTGGACCTGGGCAACGAGTTGAATTGCCTGCCCGAGTCCAATGCCGCCGGTCGTGGCGCCGTCGGAGCCTGGTGCGACCGCATCTGCGCGGCGGTGCGCGCGGAAATGACTGGAGTGCTCATGGTGAGCGGATGCGAACTCAACCAAGTGGTGAGCGACACGCCGTGGTCGTTCGACAATCAGCCAGGCACTGATCTTTTTAGCATTCACAATTATCCGGTATCAAACTGGTCGTGCCTGCCGATCGGCGGTATGGCGGACCCATTGTCTCGCCGGATGTCGCCGTTTTTCTGTGCCTACGCCCGCGCGCACGGGCCGGTGTTCTTTCAGGAGTTCGGCAGCTTTCTCACGCTCGCGGTCGAGGAGCAGCGCGCCTACTTGGCGGAGGTGTTGCCCGCAGTGGCCGCGACCGGTGTCAACGGCATGCTCTGGTGGTGCCTGAACGACATCGATTCTCAGGAGCACCCCTACGAGTTGTGTGAGCAGGAGCGCAGTCTGGGGCTCGTGGATCGCGAGGGCCGACTCAAGGCTGGTCTTGAGCACGCGTTGCGCCTGATGACCGGCTGGGCGGCCGACCCGGCGTCCCTGCCAGTGCCGGCCAAGGCGGGAATCGCGCTCTACATCCCCGATGACACGGCACCGCACGCACCCGAGCACCTGCGGCACGCCAACGCACCGAGCCTCTTGGGTCGTCGCATGGGAATGGCGTGGCATCTCTCGTTGGAGGCGGGTTTGGCGCCTTGCATCGTCAAACGCGCGGATATGCCGGCACCGGGAGAAATGCCGGTCTTATTCGTGGGCGACTCGTTAAGGACTGCCGAACTGGCGTCGATCATGGCCTGGGTGGCCGAGGGGGGCCAATTCATCTGGCATGGGGTGCTGGCCCTCAGCTGGGGCCATGATTTTGCCCGCATCGTCGGGGCCCGTATCGCGGATTACGCGCTGAACACCCGTGTCTCGGTGAAGTGGGCTGACGAAAGCTGGATCATGCCCCCGTCGCCTCGCCAAGCACGCTATGTGGTGAAGCCGATGACGGCCGAGGTGTTGGCACGCGATTCCGACGGTCACGCAGTCGTCCTCCGTCAGTCGCACGGCGAAGGCACCTTCGCCTACTGCCTGCACTCAGTGGAAGACGCTGCGGCCGAGGCGCGCGGTGTTTCCCTCGCCTCAGGCGACCGCTGGGCGGCGTGGTTCAAGGCCTGGGTGACGCAGCCGTCCACCGCATCCTCTACGTGA